The window TAACCTCCTGATGGTATCGGGACGGAGCCCATGGAAATGTTCCCGATCAGCCAGTTCTCCTTTGAGAATATGAAGCCGTCCACGTAGAGGCTCACCGTGATCGTGCCTGAGAACTGAGATTGTTCGTTGTTCCCAACGTATATGGTTAGGAGGAGTGGTTGCCCCTGCTGAACCTCCGCGTCGGGAGGGAAGACGGTGACCCTCAGTATCGATAGGTCCCAGCTGGACTGGGATGAGACGATATATGGACTTGCGAACAACACCAGGATCATCAGGAGCAGCTGAACTTTGGGCCTCATTGGGTCACCCACCTCACTGCGGATTAAAATAGCTTTCGATACCACTTCCCCCTCGGGGAAAGTTAAAATAAGGTTCCCTCAGGTGGTGATGGGGTGCTCGCTTTGGGAACGGAGCTGCTTTACATGGACGATTGCTACCTCAGGGAGTTCGAGGCCGAGGTCCTCTCCGTCAACGGTAACAGGGTGCTGCTGAACAGGACCGCATTCTATCCGACGGGCGGGGGTCTTCCGAGTGATACCGGAAAGCTCATCAAGGGCGAGAATGAGTTTGAGGTGATTGAGGTGAGCAAGGAGGGGGATCTCGTCTGGCACAGCCTGGCAGAGCATGAGCTCAGGCAGGGGGACTTGGTCAAGGGGGTGCTCGACTGGGAGAGGAGGTACAGGGTGATGAGGATGCACACCGCCCTGCACGCACTGATAGCGGTGATGAACAGGAGGCACGGCGTGCTGGTCACAGGGAACAAGGTGGGATATGAGAGGAGCAGGGTTGACGTGAACTTGGAAAGGCCCGATAGAGAGCTCGTTGAGGAGGCTATAGACGAGACGAACAGGCTCCTGGCTGAGGGAAGGCCGGTGAAGATATACTACTTGAACAGGGAGGAGGCGATGAGGATACCTGGCATAGTGAAGCTGGCGAAATCCCTTCCCCCTGAAGTGGAGAGGCTCAGAATAGTTGAGATAGAGGGAATAGATTTGCAGGCCGACGGAGGACCTCACGTTAGGAACACCTCTGAGGTCGGGCGGATCGTCTTCTTGGACATAGAGAATAAGGGGAAGAATAAC is drawn from Candidatus Korarchaeota archaeon NZ13-K and contains these coding sequences:
- a CDS encoding alanyl-tRNA editing protein; its protein translation is MGTELLYMDDCYLREFEAEVLSVNGNRVLLNRTAFYPTGGGLPSDTGKLIKGENEFEVIEVSKEGDLVWHSLAEHELRQGDLVKGVLDWERRYRVMRMHTALHALIAVMNRRHGVLVTGNKVGYERSRVDVNLERPDRELVEEAIDETNRLLAEGRPVKIYYLNREEAMRIPGIVKLAKSLPPEVERLRIVEIEGIDLQADGGPHVRNTSEVGRIVFLDIENKGKNN